The sequence CACGTAGGACAAGCCGAACAGGCTCACCGAGCGGATATGTTCCACCTTGGGCAAGCCGGCCAACGCCGACTCCACCGGGGTGGTGAGCAGTTGTTCCACGTCCTCCGCCGCAAGCCCCGAGGCTTCGGTATAGACATTGACCTGCACCGGCGTGACATCGGGGAATGCGTCGATGGGCAGCTGGCGTACCGCCTGGAAACCGAGAAACCCGATCACCACGAAGATGATCAGCACCAGCACCTTGTAGCGCAGGGAGAATTCAACCAGACGTTCCAGCATCATTCTTCTCCCAGCTGCGAGCGCAGCAAGCGGGCCTTCAACGCGAAGGCTCCCTTGCGCACATAGGTATCGCCAGCCTTGAGGCCCTGGGTGACCACCGTCCAGCCATCACGCGTGTCGCCGACCATCACGGACGCCGGCTCGAACGGGCCCTTGCCTTTGGCGAGGAATACGGTCGGCTGGTTCTGCAGCAACACGATCGCTTCGGCGGGCACCGCCAGCTTCTGCACGGCGCCGCCGACGGCGATGCGGGCCTCGACCAGTTCCCCCGGATGCAACAGATCCTTGCGGTTGTCGACTTCGATGCGCACCGGCACGGTGCGCGTGCGCTCATCGGTCTGATGCGAGCGCTGGACCACCTTGCCGGGTATTTCGGTGTCGTGCACGAGAATGCGGGCGTCGGCATCGGGCTTGACCCGTTCGGCATCGGCCGGCGCCATCTGTGCGACGACCCATACCGAATCTTCCTTGACCAGGGTGAACAGCGTGCGGCCGGGTTCCACCCGCTCACCGACCAGAAATTCGTCGGTGGTGACGCGACCGGCGGCCGGGGCAAGCAGCTCGAAGCTGCCATCGGCACCAGCCGAACCCTTGCGCAGCAACACATCGATCTGACCGTCGGACAGCCCGTAGGCACGCAATTTGGCGCGCGCCTGATCGCGCTGCACCTTTGCTTCGTTGTAGCGCCGTGCCGACACCGCCTGCGGCCCCAGCGACGCGATGCGTTGCCAATCCTGTTCGGCCACGATCAACGTGCCTTGCGTCTCGGCCACCTGCACGCTGGAGAGCACCACCAACGGCGCTCCGGTTTTCACCACGTCGCCGAGCTTGGCCTTGCGGGCCAGCACCTGCGATTCCACGCGCGGCGACACCAGTACGGTGGAATACGCATCGGCTTTCACTTCGCCTGGGGCTTTCAACTCGTCGGTCAGGGCACGCGGAGCGGCCTTGTCGAGGACAATGCCGGCGTCCTTGATTGCCTTGGCGTCGAGCGCCAGCGGATTGGCCGGTGCGGGTTCCTGCGCCATGACGGGGCCGGCCAGCGCAGCCAGCAGCGCCATGCCCAGCAGGCTGCGTTTCAAAAGAGAGACATTCATCGGGAAACATCCTGAGTGCGGCCGTCGAGCCAGTCGGTCAGACGGCCCGCGGCGGTGAGGTAGTCGAACCAGGTCTGCCAGGTTTGGCTTTCCAGTTCCTGGCCGGACAACGCGGTATCCAGGCTTTGCTTGAGCTGCACGAGGTAATCGGAGGTGCTGATTTCACCGGCACGCCAGAGTTTCTCCAGCAGAGCGGTGCGATCCTCGAACGCGGCGGCACGACCGCTGCGAAAGGCTTCGGTCGCACCACGCAAGGCGGCGTAGCGGGCTTGCGCTTCCTGCAATCCGGCGCGCAACACAAACTGGCGTGAGCGGACGCCGGCGGCAGCCGCATCGGCTTCCGCACGGGCGGCATCCACTTCGGCGCGTCCGGTGTTGAGTACCGGCAACGGAATGGACACACTTACGCCGATCACCTGATCGGTCCGCGGGCCGCTGCGCACCTGACCGCCGGTCAGACTGAGCGTGGGATCGGGAATGCGTGCCCGGCGGGCGACCTGCACCCCGGCCTCGGCGCTCGCCTGCTGGGCACGGGCCTGACGCAGTTCGGGTAGTTCGTCGACGGGCAGCGGCGTGACACTGCCCGCCGCCGGTGACATGCCCTTGGGCAACGGTGGCAGCGCGGTCAGTTGATCACCGCTGATGGCCAGCAACGCCGCGCGGGCCGCCGCTTCATTGCCCGCGAGGGTGGC is a genomic window of Rhodanobacter thiooxydans containing:
- a CDS encoding TolC family protein, with the protein product MRRIWQASPEVQAARADLDAAQARARAAAQPLYNPSLSLDAENADANRRTAGISLPLDLSGKRRARASQGEADLLAAEAGYNLLRRDVATRWLKAWSTAALAARQSELGQRRLALMLRFDDLAAQRLKVGDISSPERDLAGLALGEAQVQQATLAGNEAAARAALLAISGDQLTALPPLPKGMSPAAGSVTPLPVDELPELRQARAQQASAEAGVQVARRARIPDPTLSLTGGQVRSGPRTDQVIGVSVSIPLPVLNTGRAEVDAARAEADAAAAGVRSRQFVLRAGLQEAQARYAALRGATEAFRSGRAAAFEDRTALLEKLWRAGEISTSDYLVQLKQSLDTALSGQELESQTWQTWFDYLTAAGRLTDWLDGRTQDVSR
- a CDS encoding efflux RND transporter periplasmic adaptor subunit gives rise to the protein MNVSLLKRSLLGMALLAALAGPVMAQEPAPANPLALDAKAIKDAGIVLDKAAPRALTDELKAPGEVKADAYSTVLVSPRVESQVLARKAKLGDVVKTGAPLVVLSSVQVAETQGTLIVAEQDWQRIASLGPQAVSARRYNEAKVQRDQARAKLRAYGLSDGQIDVLLRKGSAGADGSFELLAPAAGRVTTDEFLVGERVEPGRTLFTLVKEDSVWVVAQMAPADAERVKPDADARILVHDTEIPGKVVQRSHQTDERTRTVPVRIEVDNRKDLLHPGELVEARIAVGGAVQKLAVPAEAIVLLQNQPTVFLAKGKGPFEPASVMVGDTRDGWTVVTQGLKAGDTYVRKGAFALKARLLRSQLGEE